One window of the Deltaproteobacteria bacterium genome contains the following:
- a CDS encoding tRNA cytidylyltransferase: MALLRTLRAAGKQAWLAGGAVRDLLLGKVAQDFDVATDALPEQVVKLFPRVVPTGMQHGTVTVVTGEHNVEVTTFRGEGPYLDGRRPSAVTFLGDIDGDLARRDFTVNAMAWDPIDGVLRDPFSGAEDLRRCRLRAVGDPVARFREDGLRPLRAVRFACTL; the protein is encoded by the coding sequence ATGGCCTTGCTCCGCACGCTGCGCGCAGCGGGGAAGCAGGCGTGGCTCGCCGGCGGCGCCGTCCGCGATCTCTTGCTCGGCAAGGTTGCGCAGGACTTCGACGTCGCAACCGATGCGCTTCCCGAGCAGGTGGTGAAGCTCTTTCCGCGCGTGGTCCCCACCGGAATGCAGCACGGCACGGTGACGGTGGTCACCGGCGAGCACAACGTCGAGGTGACCACGTTTCGCGGTGAAGGCCCGTATCTCGATGGACGGCGGCCGAGCGCGGTGACGTTCCTCGGCGACATCGACGGCGATCTGGCGCGGCGCGATTTCACAGTGAACGCGATGGCCTGGGACCCCATCGACGGGGTGCTGCGGGATCCCTTCTCCGGCGCGGAAGACCTGCGGCGCTGCCGCTTGCGTGCCGTCGGCGATCCGGTGGCGCGCTTTCGCGAAGACGGGCTGAGGCCGCTCCGCGCCGTCCGGTTTGCCTGTACGCTGC